A window of the Ostrea edulis chromosome 1, xbOstEdul1.1, whole genome shotgun sequence genome harbors these coding sequences:
- the LOC125663618 gene encoding homeotic protein spalt-major-like isoform X1 encodes MSRRKQPKPRHIETEEELACILQNVQKIRENPMTFISNNEPSPVSTTTSNAEDAHVCGKCREEFLGLEEFISHKKVCSNKVVLVYEGKDSENTESNEADLDNLEPPSKVPRYSDPEEYNCGGSDGEEEADFMDNFDDDENEIMDAEDQEIANEEIDEDLMKISMMNAAAAADHELSADSDEDEENNNGTDRKDVEKCSDDNKEKTTRNLPAPFMFPFSHFLPSNSNVILEPMNATRAAVAQFAENNLAPAEVALLHSTLYNLQQQQILQLQLIQQLQLQVNMGGNPTQCSLPFLPPVLASQSSSQEFNNHKPQSTSKLEEEEEEDNVQDLSSKEEKLEKNPEASESEGTESKPTTITTTASSTSIIPPNPSPLPLSGKDILSSVPPPTSEFAKLTKLVERSQYVSDDPFFRHKCRLCQKVFGSDSALQIHIRSHTGERPFKCNICGNRFTTRGNLKVHFERHKAKYPHVKMNPHPVPEHLDKIPSMPLIGSPFPSTPTPPLPLSGGIFSSAPPMSISSMMSSIYSNSMFGPRPTPRFPPAPSVSEEQSSSSASSSSSLPQICPTPTASEAPVRKSPVITDMAVTAPVSSAVKREASSPIETQSKMSRPSSQFPLLSPVPSVPPPPPLTPTSGGYSSRDSILPTKMIDHDENLEQYMEIDRSETSKLQQLVDNLENKVSDPNQCVICHRVLSCKSALQMHYRIHTGERPYKCKICGRAFTTKGNLKTHMGVHRMKPPIRMMHQCPVCHKSFTNLLVLQQHIRSHASLPGMPPMPDMSHFKAFGNFPRPMEWGHRPFDLSFRHEPERELDLSKTSPTYQLQRSKGYEYEVEDRDLSRDMDDVYSDEQQIRNEGEAIQNGEVHMDETNEDGRDGDNKKDHTKDRPARPESTKSDASKGSGRSASPNTEDESNSLFLPTSNLSPGIGMGAMPLYNTSLAALEERVRAIDSSMASHRYNPFGLNGYPHIQMEKKNLDDNGDLSDSEEHGSADDSKPGTPALSVNSEGSNSINGFMMGGDKLSTTCNICFKTFACRSALDIHYRSHTKERPYKCEVCDRTFTTKGNMKQHMLTHKIRDLPNSFSNNSNSSENLENDENSNDSITEEKKPEDQPRLQASSKVSESSNQERQAIAPAVSSSGGSNYTSNGGGTSNGSQDSSPFLRRTPLKHQCQVCQKGFSSASALQIHIRTHTGDKPFKCNVCGKAFTTKGNLKVHMGTHMWNNSPSRRGRRMSIEPPFMMTHKENPYMQGGFPPRAPDFFPYQFPPFMNGVPHHKINEMSVIQSLASGMGHMPHLPLKDDHLTSRAKVTETESKAESWRKSDSNGNLTSSGELDLSMKSNSSTSPNNNGKPSPSPGDNWNSAWKTMCHLCNQNFPSPTTLEYHMQNYHLKGSESHPKSIVA; translated from the exons ATGTCGCGTCGAAAGCAACCGAAACCAAGGCATATTGAGACGGAAGAAGAATTAGCATGCATTTTACAGAATG TCCAAAAAATCCGCGAAAATCCAATGACGTTTATTTCAA ACAACGAACCTAGTCCTGTATCTACTACTACTTCTAACGCAGAGGATGCCCATGTCTGCGGGAAATGTCGAGAAGAATTCCTAGGCCTGGAAGAATTCATATCTCATAAAAAAGTGTGCAGTAATAAAGTTGTTTTGGTTTATGAGGGTAAGGACAGTGAAAACACTGAAAGCAACGAAGCTGATTTGGACAATTTGGAACCCCCTTCAAAAGTTCCGAGATATTCTGACCCAGAGGAGTACAATTGTGGGGGATCGGACGGTGAAGAAGAAGCTGACTTCATGGACAACTTTGATGATGACGAGAATGAAATAATGGATGCCGAGGACCAAGAAATAGCCAACGAGGAAATAGATGAGGATTTGATGAAAATCTCTATGATGAATGCTGCTGCAGCAGCAGACCATGAGCTCTCGGCAGATAGTGATGAGGATGAAGAGAATAACAATGGCACAGATAGGAAGGATGTGGAAAAGTGTTCAGATGACAATAAAGAGAAGACAACTCGTAACCTTCCAGCACCTTTTATGTTTCCATTCTCTCACTTTTTACCCTCAAACTCAAATGTGATCTTGGAGCCAATGAATGCCACTCGTGCAGCAGTGGCCCAGTTTGCTGAAAACAATTTAGCCCCAGCAGAAGTTGCTCTGTTGCACTCCACACTTTATAATTTACAGCAGCAGCAGATCTTGCAACTTCAGTTGATTCAGCAGCTTCAGTTACAAGTGAACATGGGAGGCAATCCAACCCAGTGCTCTCTGCCATTTTTGCCACCAGTTTTGGCCTCACAATCATCGTCTCAGGAATTCAACAATCACAAACCTCAAAGCACCAGCAAGttggaggaggaggaggaggaggacaATGTGCAGGATTTGAGCAGCAAGGAAGAGAAGTTGGAGAAAAATCCAGAAGCCTCGGAGAGTGAAGGGACGGAATCAAAGCCTACTACAATCACTACTACAGCATCTTCTACTTCCATAATTCCCCCTAATCCGTCACCTCTACCACTGTCTGGCAAAGATATATTGTCATCTGTTCCCCCACCCACCTCAGAATTTGCCAAGCTGACAAAAT TGGTTGAGCGATCACAGTATGTAAGTGATGATCCATTTTTCCGCCACAAGTGTCGTCTATGTCAGAAGGTCTTTGGCAGTGACAGTGCCCTGCAAATCCACATCCGTTCTCACACAG GTGAGAGGCCCTTCAAATGCAACATATGTGGGAATCGCTTCACAACAAGGGGGAATCTGAAGGTCCACTTCGAAAGACATAAAGCTAAATACCCGCATGTTAAAATGAATCCTCATCCAGTTCCAGAACACCTTGACAAGATACCATCAATGCCTCTAATTGGATCCCCTTTCCCATCGACACCAACCCCACCTCTTCCGCTTTCTGGAGGAATATTCTCCTCAGCACCACCTATGTCAATTTCCTCCATGATGTCCTCAATATACTCCAATTCTATGTTTGGCCCAAGACCAACGCCGCGCTTTCCACCAGCACCCTCCGTTAGTGAGGAGCAGAGTTCCTCTAGTGCTTCTTCATCCTCCAGTCTCCCTCAGATTTGTCCCACACCGACCGCCAGTGAAGCACCAGTGCGCAAGTCTCCAGTAATTACTGACATGGCAGTGACAGCACCAGTGTCTTCTGCGGTTAAACGCGAAGCATCAAGTCCGATTGAAACCCAATCTAAGATGAGTCGTCCATCTAGTCAATTTCCTCTCCTGTCGCCAGTCCCATCAGTTCCACCACCACCTCCTCTGACGCCCACAAGTGGTGGATACTCTTCACGAGATTCAATCTTGCCAACCAAAATGATTGACCATGACGAAAATTTAGAGCAATATATGGAAATCGATCGATCAGAGACGTCTAAGCTCCAACAGCTTGTTGACAACTTGGAAAACAAAGTGTCTGATCCTAATCAATGTGTTATATGCCACCGTGTTCTAAGCTGCAAAAGCGCTCTCCAAATGCATTATCGCATCCATACAGGTGAAAGACCGTACAAATGTAAGATTTGTGGACGGGCCTTTACAACGAAAGGAAATCTGAAAACTCATATGGGTGTCCATCGCATGAAACCACCAATCAGGATGATGCATCAGTGCCCAGTTTGTCACAAAAGCTTCACCAACCTTCTGGTTTTGCAGCAGCATATACGAAGCCATGCAAGCTTGCCAGGAATGCCACCGATGCCAGATATGTCTCATTTTAAGGCATTCGGAAACTTTCCGAGACCGATGGAATGGGGTCACCGACCATTTGATCTTTCCTTTAGACATGAACCAGAGAGGGAACTAGACCTGAGCAAAACTTCTCCAACGTATCAATTGCAACGAAGCAAGGGATACGAATACGAAGTAGAGGATAGGGACCTTTCTAGGGATATGGATGATGTCTACAGCGATGAACAACAAATTCGTAACGAGGGAGAGGCAATACAAAATGGTGAAGTACATATGGATGAAACCAACGAAGATGGACGCGATGGAGACAATAAGAAAGATCATACGAAAGATCGTCCCGCAAGACCAGAGTCTACAAAGTCTGATGCTTCTAAAGGCTCTGGAAGATCCGCATCGCCAAATACAGAGGACGAAAGCAATTCATTATTTCTACCCACAAGCAATTTGTCGCCAGGCATAGGAATGGGAGCTATGCCTCTATACAACACTTCCCTTGCTGCCCTTGAAGAACGCGTAAGAGCCATCGATTCTTCTATGGCAAGTCATAGATACAATCCCTTTGGTTTGAATGGATACCCACACATTCAAATGGAAAAGAAAAATTTGGATGATAACGGCGATCTCTCAGACTCTGAGGAACATGGATCAGCAGATGATAGTAAGCCAGGAACACCAGCTTTGTCAGTGAACAGTGAGGGTAGTAATTCCATCAATGGATTTATGATGGGCGGGGACAAACTTAGTACGACATGTAATATATGCTTTAAGACATTTGCTTGCCGCAGTGCGCTAGACATTCACTACCGCAGCCACACAAAAGAACGTCCTTACAAATGCGAAGTCTGTGACCGAACCTTTACCACTAAGGGAAATATGAAGCAACATATGCTAACACACAAAATACGTGACCTTCCCAATTCATTCAGCAACAACAGCAACAGCAGTGAAAACTTGGAAAATGATGAAAACTCGAACGATTCGATAACAGAGGAGAAAAAACCGGAGGACCAACCACGTTTACAGGCGTCATCTAAAGTCAGTGAAAGCAGTAACCAAGAGCGACAAGCCATTGCACCTGCAGTTTCCAGCAGTGGTGGAAGTAACTATACAAGCAATGGAGGAGGCACCTCAAACGGATCACAAGATTCTTCTCCATTCTTACGAAGAACTCCATTGAAGCATCAATGTCAGGTTTGCCAAAAAGGCTTCTCGAGCGCCAGTGCTCTGCAAATTCATATCAGAACCCATACTGGAGATAAACCCTTCAAATGCAACGTATGTGGTAAAGCTTTTACTACAAAGGGAAACCTGAAAGTTCATATGGGAACCCATATGTGGAATAACAGCCCGTCTCGCCGAGGACGCCGAATGTCCATCGAACCTCCATTCATGATGACACACAAAGAGAACCCCTACATGCAGGGAGGGTTTCCACCGAGAGCCCCTGACTTCTTTCCTTATCAATTCCCGCCGTTCATGAATGGAGTTCCTCATCACAAGATTAACGAAATGTCTGTCATCCAGAGTTTGGCTAGTGGCATGGGACACATGCCTCATCTACCACTAAAAGATGATCATTTGACATCACGTGCCAAGGTCACAGAAACCGAATCGAAAGCAGAATCTTGGAGAAAGAGCGATTCTAATGGTAATCTAACATCATCGGGGGAGTTGGACTTGAGCATGAAATCAAATTCTTCGACTTCACCAAACAATAACGGCAAACCCTCTCCCAGCCCCGGGGATAACTGGAATTCAGCCTGGAAGACCATGTGTCACTTGTGCAACCAGAACTTTCCAT
- the LOC125663618 gene encoding homeotic protein spalt-major-like isoform X2, whose amino-acid sequence MSRRKQPKPRHIETEEELACILQNDNEPSPVSTTTSNAEDAHVCGKCREEFLGLEEFISHKKVCSNKVVLVYEGKDSENTESNEADLDNLEPPSKVPRYSDPEEYNCGGSDGEEEADFMDNFDDDENEIMDAEDQEIANEEIDEDLMKISMMNAAAAADHELSADSDEDEENNNGTDRKDVEKCSDDNKEKTTRNLPAPFMFPFSHFLPSNSNVILEPMNATRAAVAQFAENNLAPAEVALLHSTLYNLQQQQILQLQLIQQLQLQVNMGGNPTQCSLPFLPPVLASQSSSQEFNNHKPQSTSKLEEEEEEDNVQDLSSKEEKLEKNPEASESEGTESKPTTITTTASSTSIIPPNPSPLPLSGKDILSSVPPPTSEFAKLTKLVERSQYVSDDPFFRHKCRLCQKVFGSDSALQIHIRSHTGERPFKCNICGNRFTTRGNLKVHFERHKAKYPHVKMNPHPVPEHLDKIPSMPLIGSPFPSTPTPPLPLSGGIFSSAPPMSISSMMSSIYSNSMFGPRPTPRFPPAPSVSEEQSSSSASSSSSLPQICPTPTASEAPVRKSPVITDMAVTAPVSSAVKREASSPIETQSKMSRPSSQFPLLSPVPSVPPPPPLTPTSGGYSSRDSILPTKMIDHDENLEQYMEIDRSETSKLQQLVDNLENKVSDPNQCVICHRVLSCKSALQMHYRIHTGERPYKCKICGRAFTTKGNLKTHMGVHRMKPPIRMMHQCPVCHKSFTNLLVLQQHIRSHASLPGMPPMPDMSHFKAFGNFPRPMEWGHRPFDLSFRHEPERELDLSKTSPTYQLQRSKGYEYEVEDRDLSRDMDDVYSDEQQIRNEGEAIQNGEVHMDETNEDGRDGDNKKDHTKDRPARPESTKSDASKGSGRSASPNTEDESNSLFLPTSNLSPGIGMGAMPLYNTSLAALEERVRAIDSSMASHRYNPFGLNGYPHIQMEKKNLDDNGDLSDSEEHGSADDSKPGTPALSVNSEGSNSINGFMMGGDKLSTTCNICFKTFACRSALDIHYRSHTKERPYKCEVCDRTFTTKGNMKQHMLTHKIRDLPNSFSNNSNSSENLENDENSNDSITEEKKPEDQPRLQASSKVSESSNQERQAIAPAVSSSGGSNYTSNGGGTSNGSQDSSPFLRRTPLKHQCQVCQKGFSSASALQIHIRTHTGDKPFKCNVCGKAFTTKGNLKVHMGTHMWNNSPSRRGRRMSIEPPFMMTHKENPYMQGGFPPRAPDFFPYQFPPFMNGVPHHKINEMSVIQSLASGMGHMPHLPLKDDHLTSRAKVTETESKAESWRKSDSNGNLTSSGELDLSMKSNSSTSPNNNGKPSPSPGDNWNSAWKTMCHLCNQNFPSPTTLEYHMQNYHLKGSESHPKSIVA is encoded by the exons ATGTCGCGTCGAAAGCAACCGAAACCAAGGCATATTGAGACGGAAGAAGAATTAGCATGCATTTTACAGAATG ACAACGAACCTAGTCCTGTATCTACTACTACTTCTAACGCAGAGGATGCCCATGTCTGCGGGAAATGTCGAGAAGAATTCCTAGGCCTGGAAGAATTCATATCTCATAAAAAAGTGTGCAGTAATAAAGTTGTTTTGGTTTATGAGGGTAAGGACAGTGAAAACACTGAAAGCAACGAAGCTGATTTGGACAATTTGGAACCCCCTTCAAAAGTTCCGAGATATTCTGACCCAGAGGAGTACAATTGTGGGGGATCGGACGGTGAAGAAGAAGCTGACTTCATGGACAACTTTGATGATGACGAGAATGAAATAATGGATGCCGAGGACCAAGAAATAGCCAACGAGGAAATAGATGAGGATTTGATGAAAATCTCTATGATGAATGCTGCTGCAGCAGCAGACCATGAGCTCTCGGCAGATAGTGATGAGGATGAAGAGAATAACAATGGCACAGATAGGAAGGATGTGGAAAAGTGTTCAGATGACAATAAAGAGAAGACAACTCGTAACCTTCCAGCACCTTTTATGTTTCCATTCTCTCACTTTTTACCCTCAAACTCAAATGTGATCTTGGAGCCAATGAATGCCACTCGTGCAGCAGTGGCCCAGTTTGCTGAAAACAATTTAGCCCCAGCAGAAGTTGCTCTGTTGCACTCCACACTTTATAATTTACAGCAGCAGCAGATCTTGCAACTTCAGTTGATTCAGCAGCTTCAGTTACAAGTGAACATGGGAGGCAATCCAACCCAGTGCTCTCTGCCATTTTTGCCACCAGTTTTGGCCTCACAATCATCGTCTCAGGAATTCAACAATCACAAACCTCAAAGCACCAGCAAGttggaggaggaggaggaggaggacaATGTGCAGGATTTGAGCAGCAAGGAAGAGAAGTTGGAGAAAAATCCAGAAGCCTCGGAGAGTGAAGGGACGGAATCAAAGCCTACTACAATCACTACTACAGCATCTTCTACTTCCATAATTCCCCCTAATCCGTCACCTCTACCACTGTCTGGCAAAGATATATTGTCATCTGTTCCCCCACCCACCTCAGAATTTGCCAAGCTGACAAAAT TGGTTGAGCGATCACAGTATGTAAGTGATGATCCATTTTTCCGCCACAAGTGTCGTCTATGTCAGAAGGTCTTTGGCAGTGACAGTGCCCTGCAAATCCACATCCGTTCTCACACAG GTGAGAGGCCCTTCAAATGCAACATATGTGGGAATCGCTTCACAACAAGGGGGAATCTGAAGGTCCACTTCGAAAGACATAAAGCTAAATACCCGCATGTTAAAATGAATCCTCATCCAGTTCCAGAACACCTTGACAAGATACCATCAATGCCTCTAATTGGATCCCCTTTCCCATCGACACCAACCCCACCTCTTCCGCTTTCTGGAGGAATATTCTCCTCAGCACCACCTATGTCAATTTCCTCCATGATGTCCTCAATATACTCCAATTCTATGTTTGGCCCAAGACCAACGCCGCGCTTTCCACCAGCACCCTCCGTTAGTGAGGAGCAGAGTTCCTCTAGTGCTTCTTCATCCTCCAGTCTCCCTCAGATTTGTCCCACACCGACCGCCAGTGAAGCACCAGTGCGCAAGTCTCCAGTAATTACTGACATGGCAGTGACAGCACCAGTGTCTTCTGCGGTTAAACGCGAAGCATCAAGTCCGATTGAAACCCAATCTAAGATGAGTCGTCCATCTAGTCAATTTCCTCTCCTGTCGCCAGTCCCATCAGTTCCACCACCACCTCCTCTGACGCCCACAAGTGGTGGATACTCTTCACGAGATTCAATCTTGCCAACCAAAATGATTGACCATGACGAAAATTTAGAGCAATATATGGAAATCGATCGATCAGAGACGTCTAAGCTCCAACAGCTTGTTGACAACTTGGAAAACAAAGTGTCTGATCCTAATCAATGTGTTATATGCCACCGTGTTCTAAGCTGCAAAAGCGCTCTCCAAATGCATTATCGCATCCATACAGGTGAAAGACCGTACAAATGTAAGATTTGTGGACGGGCCTTTACAACGAAAGGAAATCTGAAAACTCATATGGGTGTCCATCGCATGAAACCACCAATCAGGATGATGCATCAGTGCCCAGTTTGTCACAAAAGCTTCACCAACCTTCTGGTTTTGCAGCAGCATATACGAAGCCATGCAAGCTTGCCAGGAATGCCACCGATGCCAGATATGTCTCATTTTAAGGCATTCGGAAACTTTCCGAGACCGATGGAATGGGGTCACCGACCATTTGATCTTTCCTTTAGACATGAACCAGAGAGGGAACTAGACCTGAGCAAAACTTCTCCAACGTATCAATTGCAACGAAGCAAGGGATACGAATACGAAGTAGAGGATAGGGACCTTTCTAGGGATATGGATGATGTCTACAGCGATGAACAACAAATTCGTAACGAGGGAGAGGCAATACAAAATGGTGAAGTACATATGGATGAAACCAACGAAGATGGACGCGATGGAGACAATAAGAAAGATCATACGAAAGATCGTCCCGCAAGACCAGAGTCTACAAAGTCTGATGCTTCTAAAGGCTCTGGAAGATCCGCATCGCCAAATACAGAGGACGAAAGCAATTCATTATTTCTACCCACAAGCAATTTGTCGCCAGGCATAGGAATGGGAGCTATGCCTCTATACAACACTTCCCTTGCTGCCCTTGAAGAACGCGTAAGAGCCATCGATTCTTCTATGGCAAGTCATAGATACAATCCCTTTGGTTTGAATGGATACCCACACATTCAAATGGAAAAGAAAAATTTGGATGATAACGGCGATCTCTCAGACTCTGAGGAACATGGATCAGCAGATGATAGTAAGCCAGGAACACCAGCTTTGTCAGTGAACAGTGAGGGTAGTAATTCCATCAATGGATTTATGATGGGCGGGGACAAACTTAGTACGACATGTAATATATGCTTTAAGACATTTGCTTGCCGCAGTGCGCTAGACATTCACTACCGCAGCCACACAAAAGAACGTCCTTACAAATGCGAAGTCTGTGACCGAACCTTTACCACTAAGGGAAATATGAAGCAACATATGCTAACACACAAAATACGTGACCTTCCCAATTCATTCAGCAACAACAGCAACAGCAGTGAAAACTTGGAAAATGATGAAAACTCGAACGATTCGATAACAGAGGAGAAAAAACCGGAGGACCAACCACGTTTACAGGCGTCATCTAAAGTCAGTGAAAGCAGTAACCAAGAGCGACAAGCCATTGCACCTGCAGTTTCCAGCAGTGGTGGAAGTAACTATACAAGCAATGGAGGAGGCACCTCAAACGGATCACAAGATTCTTCTCCATTCTTACGAAGAACTCCATTGAAGCATCAATGTCAGGTTTGCCAAAAAGGCTTCTCGAGCGCCAGTGCTCTGCAAATTCATATCAGAACCCATACTGGAGATAAACCCTTCAAATGCAACGTATGTGGTAAAGCTTTTACTACAAAGGGAAACCTGAAAGTTCATATGGGAACCCATATGTGGAATAACAGCCCGTCTCGCCGAGGACGCCGAATGTCCATCGAACCTCCATTCATGATGACACACAAAGAGAACCCCTACATGCAGGGAGGGTTTCCACCGAGAGCCCCTGACTTCTTTCCTTATCAATTCCCGCCGTTCATGAATGGAGTTCCTCATCACAAGATTAACGAAATGTCTGTCATCCAGAGTTTGGCTAGTGGCATGGGACACATGCCTCATCTACCACTAAAAGATGATCATTTGACATCACGTGCCAAGGTCACAGAAACCGAATCGAAAGCAGAATCTTGGAGAAAGAGCGATTCTAATGGTAATCTAACATCATCGGGGGAGTTGGACTTGAGCATGAAATCAAATTCTTCGACTTCACCAAACAATAACGGCAAACCCTCTCCCAGCCCCGGGGATAACTGGAATTCAGCCTGGAAGACCATGTGTCACTTGTGCAACCAGAACTTTCCAT